One Pseudonocardia sediminis DNA window includes the following coding sequences:
- a CDS encoding response regulator, protein MTIRVVLADDHPVVRDGLSALLSSREGIDVVGTASGGREAIRAAVTERPDVLVLDLQMPDLDGVAAAREIGRAAPDVAVLMLTMFDDDDSVFAAMRAGARGYLLKGASQDEIVRAIQAVAAGEAIFGPGVARRVLGQLSGPVAQAAPFPELTPRELQVLELLTSGLGTAAIGARLGLAPKTVTNHTSSIFAKLQVHGRAEAVARARRAGLGESPQGR, encoded by the coding sequence GTGACGATCCGGGTGGTGCTGGCCGACGACCACCCCGTCGTCCGGGACGGGTTGTCGGCGCTGCTGTCGTCGCGGGAGGGGATCGATGTCGTCGGCACCGCGTCCGGCGGGCGCGAGGCGATCCGTGCCGCCGTCACCGAGCGACCCGACGTCCTCGTGCTGGACCTGCAGATGCCCGACCTCGACGGCGTCGCGGCGGCCCGCGAGATCGGCCGCGCCGCGCCGGACGTCGCCGTGCTGATGCTGACGATGTTCGACGACGACGACTCGGTGTTCGCCGCCATGCGTGCCGGGGCCCGGGGCTACCTGCTCAAGGGTGCGTCGCAGGACGAGATCGTGCGGGCGATCCAGGCCGTGGCCGCCGGGGAGGCGATCTTCGGGCCCGGCGTCGCCCGGCGTGTCCTCGGGCAGCTGTCCGGCCCGGTCGCGCAGGCGGCCCCGTTCCCGGAGCTCACCCCGCGCGAGCTGCAGGTCCTGGAGCTGCTCACCTCTGGTCTGGGCACCGCCGCGATCGGTGCCCGGCTCGGGCTCGCGCCCAAGACCGTCACCAACCACACGTCGTCGATCTTCGCGAAGCTGCAGGTGCACGGCCGCGCCGAGGCCGTGGCCCGGGCCCGCCGTGCCGGTCTCGGGGAGTCGCCGCAGGGCCGGTGA
- a CDS encoding Tex family protein, with amino-acid sequence MRRRIADELGARENQVAAAVDLLDGGATVPFVARYRKEATGGLDDVALRTLEERLRYLRELEERRAAVLDSIRTQGKLDEALEARIWAAESKARLEDIYLPFKPKRRTKAMIAREQGLEPLADALLADPTLDPMETAQGYVTDEVADGGAALEGARSIIVERIGENADLVGGLRERMWSNGRMVTKVREGKENDQAASKFSDYFEFSEKFTTLPSHRILAVFRGETEEALDVTLDAGDDETPTAYERLIAAEYGIADQGRAADAWLLGVVRWAWRTRMLTALGIDIRVRLRAAAEEGAIGVFAANLRDLLLAAPAGTRPTMGLDPGLRTGVKVAVVDATGKVLDTSVIYPHEPRNDKAGSIRTLTALATKHGVELIAIGNGTASRETDSLAGELIKDNPGLKLTKVMVSEAGASVYSASAYASAELPDMDVSLRGAVSIARRLQDPLAELVKIDPKSIGVGQYQHDLPESSLSRSLDSVVEDCVNAVGVDVNSASAPLLRRVSGISESLAGAIVAHRDSNGPFRTRTALADVPRLGPKAFEQCAGFLRIRGGDEPLDVSGVHPEAYPVVRKMVERTKVDVAALMGDAGKLRAIKAKDYVDDSFGLPTVSDILAELEKPGRDPRPAFRTATFAEGVHKISDLRPGMLLEGVVTNVAAFGAFVDVGVHQDGLVHVSAMSKDFVSDPRDVAKSGDVVKVKVMEVDEARKRISLTMRLEDEPGAGKGGGRPEVGGERGGRGRPGGGPGGKGNGPGGRGGPGGRGGGQGGGGGQRRDDKRSAPANDAMAEALRKAGFGKS; translated from the coding sequence ATCCGTCGGCGCATCGCCGACGAGCTCGGCGCCCGCGAGAACCAGGTCGCGGCGGCGGTGGACCTGCTCGACGGCGGCGCGACCGTCCCGTTCGTCGCCCGGTACCGCAAGGAGGCCACCGGCGGGTTGGACGACGTCGCGCTCCGCACGCTCGAGGAGCGGCTGCGCTACCTGCGTGAGCTCGAGGAGCGGCGTGCCGCGGTGCTGGACTCCATCCGCACCCAGGGCAAGCTCGACGAGGCTCTGGAGGCCCGGATCTGGGCCGCGGAGTCCAAGGCCCGGCTCGAGGACATCTACCTGCCCTTCAAGCCCAAGCGCCGCACCAAGGCGATGATCGCCCGCGAGCAGGGGCTCGAGCCACTGGCCGACGCGCTGCTGGCCGATCCCACCCTGGATCCGATGGAGACCGCACAGGGCTACGTCACCGACGAGGTCGCCGACGGCGGTGCCGCCCTGGAGGGCGCCCGCTCGATCATCGTGGAGCGGATCGGGGAGAACGCCGACCTCGTCGGCGGCCTGCGCGAGCGCATGTGGTCGAACGGCCGGATGGTCACCAAGGTCCGCGAGGGCAAGGAGAACGACCAGGCCGCGTCGAAGTTCTCGGACTACTTCGAGTTCTCCGAGAAGTTCACGACGCTGCCCAGCCACCGGATCCTCGCGGTGTTCCGTGGCGAGACCGAGGAGGCTCTCGACGTCACCCTCGACGCCGGCGACGACGAGACGCCGACCGCCTACGAGCGCCTGATCGCCGCCGAGTACGGCATCGCCGACCAGGGCCGCGCGGCGGACGCGTGGCTGCTCGGCGTCGTGCGCTGGGCCTGGCGCACCCGCATGCTCACCGCGCTGGGCATCGACATCCGCGTCCGGCTGCGCGCCGCCGCCGAGGAGGGTGCGATCGGCGTGTTCGCGGCCAACCTGCGCGACCTGCTCCTCGCGGCCCCGGCCGGCACACGCCCGACGATGGGCCTGGACCCGGGCCTGCGCACCGGCGTCAAGGTGGCCGTCGTGGACGCGACCGGCAAGGTCCTCGACACCTCGGTGATCTACCCGCACGAGCCGCGCAACGACAAGGCCGGGTCGATCAGGACCCTGACCGCGCTGGCGACGAAGCACGGCGTCGAGCTGATCGCGATCGGCAACGGCACCGCGTCGCGCGAGACCGACTCCCTCGCCGGTGAGCTGATCAAGGACAACCCGGGCCTGAAGCTGACCAAGGTGATGGTCTCCGAGGCGGGCGCGTCGGTGTACTCGGCGTCGGCCTACGCCTCGGCCGAGCTGCCGGACATGGACGTGTCGCTGCGCGGCGCCGTCTCCATCGCCCGGCGCCTGCAGGACCCGCTGGCCGAGCTCGTCAAGATCGACCCGAAGTCGATCGGCGTCGGTCAGTACCAGCACGACCTGCCCGAGTCGTCGCTGTCGCGCTCGCTGGACTCGGTCGTCGAGGACTGTGTGAACGCGGTCGGGGTGGACGTGAACTCCGCGTCCGCGCCGCTGCTGCGCCGGGTGTCGGGGATCAGCGAGTCCCTCGCCGGGGCGATCGTGGCGCACCGCGACTCGAACGGCCCGTTCCGGACCCGCACCGCGCTCGCCGACGTCCCGCGGCTCGGGCCGAAGGCGTTCGAGCAGTGCGCGGGCTTCCTGCGGATCCGCGGTGGCGACGAGCCGCTCGACGTCTCCGGCGTGCACCCGGAGGCGTACCCGGTCGTCCGCAAGATGGTCGAGCGCACCAAGGTCGACGTCGCGGCGCTGATGGGCGACGCGGGCAAGCTGCGTGCGATCAAGGCCAAGGACTACGTCGACGACTCGTTCGGCCTCCCGACGGTCAGTGACATCCTGGCCGAGCTGGAGAAGCCCGGCCGTGACCCGCGTCCGGCGTTCCGCACCGCGACCTTCGCCGAGGGCGTGCACAAGATCTCCGACCTGCGCCCGGGCATGCTGCTCGAGGGCGTGGTGACGAACGTGGCCGCGTTCGGCGCGTTCGTCGACGTCGGGGTGCACCAGGACGGCCTGGTGCACGTCTCGGCGATGAGCAAGGACTTCGTGTCCGACCCGCGCGACGTGGCCAAGTCCGGTGACGTCGTCAAGGTCAAGGTCATGGAGGTCGACGAGGCCCGCAAGCGCATCTCGCTGACCATGCGCCTGGAGGACGAGCCCGGTGCCGGCAAGGGCGGCGGTCGTCCCGAGGTCGGCGGGGAGCGCGGTGGCCGCGGGCGGCCCGGTGGCGGCCCCGGCGGCAAGGGCAACGGCCCCGGTGGACGGGGTGGCCCCGGCGGGCGCGGCGGCGGTCAGGGCGGTGGCGGCGGACAGCGCCGCGACGACAAGCGCTCCGCCCCCGCGAACGACGCCATGGCCGAGGCGTTGCGCAAGGCGGGCTTCGGGAAGAGCTGA
- a CDS encoding DEAD/DEAH box helicase, producing MSTLLDQALINDDRITEIPDTSEANGDIADIDTPQNDTAAIDTVESDTVKDDITENDTPGNDATERPVDDTVTDEAAENDTDDDTDDEPESTGTTFADLGLAPQLLRELEGLGYEHPSPIQAESIVPLIAGRDLLGQAATGTGKTAAFALPMLQRLTDGRAGKSRGSRPFGLVLAPTRELAMQVGEAVARYGRNVGAKVVTVYGGAPIGPQLGTLRRGVDIVVATPGRAIDLLNRNALSLDAIEVAVLDEADEMLDMGFIEDIDLLLDATPATRQTVLFSATMPSRIVSLARKHLNDPVDIRMGKVETPEGEAPKVRQTAYNVPRSHVTVALGRVLEMERPTAAIVFCRTRADVDAVTETLTGRGLRAEALHGGMDQEHRTRVVERLRAGRTDLLVATDVAARGLDIDSLTHVVNHDVPSSPEAYVHRIGRVGRAGREGVAITLVTPGSVRHLRGIERLTGTTVPVAPVPTVQDLRDARLARTAVTIAEQIEAGSDNDGVDALVLELAQENDLQTIAAAAIRMARAGTAVADDEIDIPEVRAPRGGAAGGRDARGPRREGPGGPGGARGQGSRPPKAGTTRLFVSAGRASGVRPQDIVGALANESRLSGRDIGAIQIHERHALVEVPEHAADDVVKSLRGATTLKGRKANVRRDRDAAGAR from the coding sequence GTGAGCACTCTGCTGGACCAAGCCCTGATCAACGACGACCGGATCACCGAGATCCCCGACACGAGCGAGGCGAACGGCGACATCGCCGACATCGACACCCCCCAGAACGACACCGCTGCGATCGACACCGTCGAGAGCGACACGGTGAAGGACGACATCACCGAGAACGACACCCCCGGGAACGACGCCACCGAGCGCCCGGTCGACGACACCGTCACCGACGAGGCCGCCGAGAACGACACGGACGACGACACCGACGACGAGCCGGAGAGCACCGGCACGACGTTCGCCGACCTCGGCCTCGCGCCGCAGCTGCTGCGCGAGCTCGAGGGCCTCGGCTACGAGCACCCCAGCCCGATCCAGGCGGAGTCGATCGTCCCGCTGATCGCCGGCCGTGACCTGCTCGGCCAGGCCGCGACCGGTACCGGCAAGACGGCGGCGTTCGCGCTGCCGATGCTGCAGCGCCTGACCGACGGCCGGGCGGGCAAGTCCCGCGGATCGCGCCCGTTCGGGCTGGTCCTGGCACCGACCCGTGAGCTGGCCATGCAGGTCGGCGAGGCGGTGGCGCGCTACGGCCGCAACGTCGGCGCGAAGGTCGTCACCGTCTACGGCGGCGCCCCGATCGGCCCGCAGCTGGGCACCCTGCGCCGCGGCGTCGACATCGTGGTGGCCACCCCCGGCCGCGCGATCGACCTGCTCAACCGCAACGCCCTGTCCCTGGACGCGATCGAGGTCGCCGTCCTGGACGAGGCCGACGAGATGCTCGACATGGGCTTCATCGAGGACATCGACCTGCTGCTCGACGCCACCCCGGCGACGCGCCAGACGGTGCTGTTCTCCGCGACGATGCCGAGCCGGATCGTCAGCCTGGCGCGCAAGCACCTCAACGACCCGGTCGACATCCGGATGGGCAAGGTCGAGACGCCGGAGGGCGAGGCCCCCAAGGTCCGTCAGACCGCGTACAACGTCCCGCGCAGCCACGTCACGGTGGCGCTGGGCCGCGTGCTGGAGATGGAGCGCCCGACCGCGGCGATCGTCTTCTGCCGCACCCGGGCCGACGTCGACGCCGTCACCGAGACGCTCACCGGCCGCGGCCTGCGCGCCGAGGCGCTGCACGGCGGCATGGATCAGGAGCACCGCACCCGCGTCGTGGAGCGTCTGCGCGCCGGCCGGACCGACCTGCTGGTCGCCACCGACGTCGCCGCGCGCGGCCTGGACATCGACTCGCTGACCCACGTGGTCAACCACGACGTCCCGTCCTCGCCGGAGGCCTACGTGCACCGCATCGGCCGGGTCGGCCGTGCGGGACGCGAGGGCGTCGCGATCACCCTGGTCACCCCGGGGTCGGTCCGTCACCTGCGCGGCATCGAGCGACTGACCGGCACCACGGTGCCGGTGGCGCCGGTGCCGACCGTGCAGGACCTGCGCGACGCGCGCCTGGCGCGCACCGCGGTGACGATCGCCGAGCAGATCGAGGCCGGCAGCGACAACGACGGCGTCGACGCCCTGGTGCTGGAGCTGGCCCAGGAGAACGACCTGCAGACGATCGCCGCCGCCGCGATCCGGATGGCACGGGCCGGCACGGCCGTCGCCGACGACGAGATCGACATCCCGGAGGTCCGGGCCCCGCGCGGCGGTGCCGCCGGTGGCCGGGACGCCCGCGGCCCGCGTCGCGAGGGCCCCGGCGGTCCCGGTGGCGCCCGCGGTCAGGGCTCGCGCCCGCCGAAGGCCGGCACCACCCGGCTGTTCGTCTCGGCCGGTCGCGCGTCGGGGGTGCGCCCGCAGGACATCGTGGGTGCACTCGCCAACGAGTCGCGCCTGTCCGGCCGTGACATCGGCGCGATCCAGATCCACGAGCGCCACGCCCTGGTCGAGGTGCCCGAGCACGCGGCCGACGACGTCGTGAAGTCGCTGCGCGGCGCCACGACGCTCAAGGGCCGCAAGGCCAACGTGCGCCGCGACCGCGACGCCGCAGGCGCCCGCTAG
- a CDS encoding L,D-transpeptidase, translated as MVRTTGRHDAPTDGCAAGRRRRVLAVVTVGLLAGVGAAGTAVAAPDTVDGTPCAVGTRACVDLENDRAWLIRHGEIEYGPVTISHGGQGRETPTGAFSVQRKDAHHRSKEFDDAPMPWAVFFAPGGIAFHEGNPETPSAGCVRMPGDDARTFYEGLEPYDRVEVH; from the coding sequence ATGGTGCGCACGACCGGCCGACACGACGCCCCCACCGACGGATGCGCGGCCGGCCGCCGCCGGCGGGTACTCGCGGTCGTCACGGTCGGCCTGCTGGCCGGGGTCGGCGCCGCCGGGACCGCCGTCGCCGCCCCGGACACCGTCGACGGCACGCCGTGCGCCGTCGGGACGCGGGCCTGCGTGGACCTGGAGAACGACCGGGCCTGGCTGATCCGCCACGGTGAGATCGAGTACGGCCCGGTGACGATCAGCCACGGCGGTCAGGGCCGGGAGACCCCGACCGGCGCGTTCTCGGTGCAGCGCAAGGACGCCCACCACCGCAGCAAGGAGTTCGACGACGCCCCCATGCCGTGGGCGGTGTTCTTCGCCCCGGGCGGGATCGCGTTTCACGAGGGCAACCCGGAGACGCCGTCCGCGGGCTGCGTGCGGATGCCCGGCGACGACGCCCGGACCTTCTACGAGGGTCTCGAGCCCTACGACCGCGTCGAGGTCCACTGA
- the ilvD gene encoding dihydroxy-acid dehydratase yields the protein MTTTDPATRRDLKPRSHQVTDGIGATAARSMLRAVGMRDDDFRKPQIGIASSWNEITPCNLSLQRLAMAAKEGVHAAGGYPMEFGTISVSDAISMGHVGMHYSLVSREIIADSVETVVQAERLDGTVLLAGCDKSLPGMLMAAARLDLAGVFVYAGSIMPGRVGDREVNISDAFEGIGACSRGLITEAELDTLERAMCPGEGACGGFYTANTMAAAAEAMGMALPGSASPPAVDRRRDGVARASGEAAIGMIEKGITARDVMTREAFENAIAVVVAFGGSTNAVLHLLAIAREAGVPLELDDFNRVGDRVPHLADVKPFGKHLMYAVDQVGGVPVVMKALLDAGLLHGDALTVTGRTVAENLAELDPPGIDGSVIRDLKNPIHPTGGLTILRGSLAPDGAVVKSAGFDAAQFVGTARVFDGEQGALDAVDDGTVGAGDIVVIRYEGPRGGPGMREMLAVTGRIKGAGLGKDVLLVTDGRFSGATTGLCVGHVAPEAADGGPIALVETGDRITLDMTDRTLSLDIDDAEFERRRAAWVRPEPTNRYGVLGKYAKLVSSAADGAVCG from the coding sequence ATGACGACGACCGATCCGGCGACCCGCAGGGACCTCAAGCCGCGCAGCCATCAGGTCACCGACGGCATCGGCGCCACCGCCGCGCGCAGCATGCTGCGCGCGGTCGGGATGCGCGACGACGACTTCCGCAAGCCGCAGATCGGCATTGCGTCGAGCTGGAACGAGATCACCCCGTGCAACCTGTCGCTGCAGCGCCTGGCGATGGCGGCCAAGGAGGGCGTGCACGCCGCGGGCGGCTACCCGATGGAGTTCGGCACGATCTCGGTCTCCGACGCCATCTCGATGGGCCACGTCGGGATGCACTACTCGCTGGTCAGCCGCGAGATCATCGCCGACTCGGTGGAGACGGTGGTGCAGGCCGAGCGTCTCGACGGAACGGTGCTGCTCGCCGGCTGCGACAAGTCGCTGCCCGGGATGCTGATGGCCGCGGCACGGCTGGACCTGGCCGGGGTGTTCGTCTACGCCGGGTCGATCATGCCGGGCCGGGTGGGCGACCGGGAGGTCAACATCTCGGACGCGTTCGAGGGGATCGGCGCGTGCTCGCGCGGGTTGATCACCGAGGCCGAGCTGGACACCCTGGAGCGGGCGATGTGTCCCGGCGAGGGTGCCTGCGGCGGCTTCTACACCGCGAACACGATGGCCGCGGCGGCCGAGGCGATGGGCATGGCGCTGCCGGGCTCGGCCAGCCCGCCCGCGGTGGACCGTCGCCGCGACGGCGTCGCCCGCGCGTCCGGTGAGGCGGCCATCGGCATGATCGAGAAGGGGATCACGGCCCGGGACGTGATGACCCGGGAGGCGTTCGAGAACGCGATCGCCGTCGTCGTGGCGTTCGGCGGGTCCACGAACGCGGTGTTGCACCTGCTCGCGATCGCCCGCGAGGCCGGGGTCCCGCTGGAGCTCGACGACTTCAACCGGGTCGGCGACCGGGTGCCGCACCTGGCCGACGTCAAGCCGTTCGGCAAGCACCTGATGTACGCCGTCGACCAGGTCGGCGGCGTGCCGGTGGTGATGAAGGCGCTGCTCGACGCCGGACTGCTCCACGGCGACGCGCTGACCGTCACCGGGCGCACGGTGGCGGAGAACCTGGCCGAGCTGGACCCGCCGGGCATCGACGGCTCGGTGATCCGCGACCTGAAGAACCCGATCCACCCCACCGGCGGCCTGACGATCCTGCGCGGGTCGCTGGCCCCGGACGGTGCGGTGGTCAAGTCCGCGGGCTTCGACGCGGCGCAGTTCGTCGGCACCGCCCGGGTGTTCGACGGCGAGCAGGGCGCACTCGACGCCGTCGACGACGGCACGGTCGGCGCCGGGGACATCGTGGTGATCCGCTACGAGGGTCCGCGCGGCGGTCCGGGGATGCGGGAGATGCTCGCCGTCACCGGGCGGATCAAGGGCGCCGGGCTGGGCAAGGACGTGCTGCTGGTGACCGACGGCCGGTTCTCCGGCGCGACCACCGGCCTGTGCGTCGGGCACGTCGCCCCGGAGGCCGCGGACGGCGGCCCGATCGCCCTGGTCGAGACCGGCGACCGGATCACCCTGGACATGACCGACCGGACGCTGAGCCTGGACATCGACGACGCCGAGTTCGAGCGCCGCCGCGCCGCCTGGGTCCGCCCGGAGCCGACGAACCGCTACGGCGTGCTCGGCAAGTACGCCAAGCTCGTCTCCTCCGCCGCCGACGGGGCCGTCTGCGGATAG
- a CDS encoding sensor histidine kinase: MTSDGYDRTGRGPVTAFVVAGVVLAELVAGAVAAAAAGWTFAEMVDAFVVTNFVIGLSCGIAGFLIAWQRPRNPVGWLLLAAGVAQSGTAAFAPLLDLAARAGWSGPALRTLATVTAYAWPWSIGTFLPLALLMFPEGRLLPGRFWRAAVGLAVLLGPLFALEVGSDPAGLPTAAGPVQPWPVLTGYAQLAPLWTAAELINIAVYLLAVAGLVLRYRRGDEQRRRQLLWLVLALVVVTVMLVPWGLFTAGPILQLLAIALVPGAMTIAVLRHQLLDIRLVLSRTVLYALLTCAVVVAYLGLVAFAGQVLRPGPGIGDSVLATLVIAVGFNPVRVRLQRVVDRALYGDRADPVRALARMGERLRSGGDDPGEVLAAVCEALRLPYAALRRDGTERARHGDPTDSQEVVGLNFQGERVGELAVGARPGQRGLDRADRAALEILAAPLAVAVHATALSESLQRSREQIVAAREEERRRLRRDLHDGLGPVLTGISFQADAAGNLLTSDPEAAADLLIALRAAATEAIADVRRLVHDLRPPALDELGLIEALRRHADQLGVGAPTVAVHAPATLPQLPAAVEVAAYRIAVEALTNAVRHSGGERVDLRIEVDGALEVSVDDDGGRASGWTPGVGLTSMRERAAELGGSVAAGPEPGGGRVAARLPLTGAAS; encoded by the coding sequence GTGACCAGCGACGGGTATGACCGCACCGGGCGAGGTCCGGTGACGGCGTTCGTCGTGGCCGGGGTCGTCCTCGCCGAGCTCGTCGCCGGTGCGGTCGCCGCCGCGGCCGCCGGCTGGACGTTCGCCGAGATGGTCGACGCCTTCGTCGTCACGAACTTCGTGATCGGCCTGTCCTGCGGCATCGCCGGGTTCCTGATCGCGTGGCAGCGGCCGCGCAACCCGGTCGGCTGGCTGCTCCTGGCCGCCGGCGTCGCCCAGTCCGGCACCGCCGCGTTCGCGCCACTGCTCGACCTGGCCGCCCGGGCCGGGTGGTCCGGCCCGGCGCTGCGGACCCTGGCCACGGTCACCGCGTACGCGTGGCCGTGGTCGATCGGGACGTTCCTGCCGCTGGCGCTGCTGATGTTCCCCGAGGGCCGCCTGCTGCCCGGACGGTTCTGGCGGGCCGCCGTCGGGCTGGCCGTACTGCTCGGACCGCTGTTCGCCCTCGAGGTCGGCAGCGACCCGGCCGGACTCCCGACCGCCGCCGGCCCCGTGCAGCCCTGGCCGGTCCTCACCGGGTACGCGCAGCTCGCGCCGTTGTGGACGGCCGCGGAGCTGATCAACATCGCCGTCTACCTGCTGGCCGTGGCCGGTCTCGTGCTGCGCTACCGCCGCGGCGACGAGCAGCGGCGTCGCCAGCTCCTCTGGCTGGTCCTGGCGCTGGTCGTGGTCACCGTGATGCTGGTGCCGTGGGGGCTGTTCACGGCCGGCCCGATCCTGCAGCTGCTGGCGATCGCGCTGGTCCCCGGCGCGATGACGATCGCGGTGCTGCGCCACCAGCTGCTCGACATCCGGCTGGTCCTCTCCCGCACGGTGCTCTACGCCCTGCTGACCTGCGCCGTCGTCGTGGCCTACCTCGGGCTGGTGGCCTTCGCCGGGCAGGTGCTGCGCCCCGGTCCCGGGATCGGTGACTCGGTGCTGGCCACGCTCGTGATCGCGGTCGGGTTCAACCCGGTGCGCGTGCGGCTGCAGCGGGTCGTCGACCGCGCGCTCTACGGCGACCGCGCCGACCCGGTGCGCGCGCTGGCGCGGATGGGGGAGCGACTCCGTTCCGGAGGGGACGACCCGGGCGAGGTCCTCGCCGCCGTGTGCGAGGCGCTGCGCCTGCCCTACGCCGCGCTGCGCCGCGACGGGACCGAACGGGCCCGCCACGGCGACCCCACCGACTCGCAGGAGGTCGTCGGGCTGAACTTTCAGGGCGAGCGCGTCGGCGAGCTCGCCGTCGGCGCACGGCCCGGGCAACGCGGCCTGGACCGGGCGGACCGTGCGGCGCTGGAGATCCTCGCCGCGCCGCTGGCCGTCGCCGTGCACGCGACGGCCCTGTCGGAGTCGTTGCAGCGCTCGCGCGAGCAGATCGTGGCCGCCCGTGAGGAGGAGCGCCGCCGTCTGCGCCGCGATCTGCACGACGGCCTCGGCCCCGTCCTGACCGGCATCTCGTTCCAGGCCGACGCGGCCGGCAACCTCCTCACGTCCGACCCGGAGGCGGCCGCGGACCTGCTGATCGCCCTGCGGGCCGCGGCGACCGAGGCGATCGCCGACGTCCGGCGTCTCGTGCACGACCTGCGCCCGCCCGCGCTCGACGAGCTCGGCCTCATCGAGGCGCTGCGCCGGCACGCCGACCAGCTCGGTGTCGGTGCGCCCACCGTGGCCGTGCACGCGCCCGCGACGCTGCCGCAGCTCCCGGCGGCGGTGGAGGTGGCCGCCTACCGGATCGCGGTGGAGGCGCTGACGAACGCGGTCCGGCATTCCGGCGGCGAGCGGGTGGACCTGCGGATCGAGGTGGACGGCGCGCTGGAGGTGTCGGTGGACGACGACGGCGGCCGCGCGTCCGGATGGACGCCCGGCGTCGGTCTGACCTCGATGCGCGAGCGCGCCGCCGAGCTCGGCGGCAGCGTGGCGGCCGGTCCGGAGCCCGGCGGGGGACGGGTCGCGGCGAGGCTGCCGCTGACCGGGGCGGCGTCGTGA
- a CDS encoding class I SAM-dependent methyltransferase codes for MTDDPLCAPAGLPQAWSAWKDGVDLERYDERWTAMEQAGENPHGEADLVSSFGPASVLDGGCGTGRVGIELARRGVAVVGVDPDPDMIAACRDKAPDLRWVQSGLQDLVLDERFDLVVLAGNVIPYAAPEHRTAVVAACARHLVPGGHLLAGFQLQDGWPGLDEYDAWCTDAGLTPVGRWSTWTRDPYVGGDYAVSLHARERM; via the coding sequence ATGACCGACGATCCGTTGTGCGCCCCCGCCGGCCTTCCCCAGGCCTGGTCGGCCTGGAAGGACGGCGTCGACCTGGAGCGCTACGACGAGCGCTGGACGGCGATGGAGCAGGCGGGGGAGAACCCGCACGGCGAGGCCGACCTGGTGTCCTCGTTCGGCCCGGCCTCGGTGCTCGACGGCGGTTGCGGCACCGGGCGGGTCGGGATCGAGCTGGCCCGGCGCGGTGTCGCCGTCGTCGGCGTGGACCCGGACCCGGACATGATCGCCGCCTGCCGGGACAAGGCCCCCGACCTGCGCTGGGTGCAGAGCGGGCTGCAGGACCTGGTGCTCGACGAGCGGTTCGACCTCGTCGTGCTGGCGGGCAACGTCATCCCCTACGCGGCACCCGAGCACCGGACCGCGGTCGTGGCCGCGTGCGCCCGGCACCTCGTCCCGGGCGGGCACCTGCTCGCCGGGTTCCAGCTGCAGGACGGATGGCCGGGTCTCGACGAGTACGACGCCTGGTGCACCGACGCCGGCCTGACCCCGGTCGGGCGCTGGTCCACCTGGACCCGCGACCCCTACGTCGGCGGCGACTACGCCGTCTCGCTGCATGCTCGTGAGCGGATGTAG
- a CDS encoding tyrosine-protein phosphatase, whose amino-acid sequence MTASSLLRTARPANLRDVGGLSTVEGFRVRPGLLYRGDAPQPGDPRTARAVGLDAALTWPPAVVIDLRSEVETGPSHPLDDVARVHHIPLGASLAPEKVAATPTADRDITWAYRLLVTEAGPSLARIVGLVAQAPGPVFVHCAAGKDRTGIVIGTVLAALGVPREQIVADYLRTNDNLDALWARLRAAGAPEPDHDSLLGVEAAALEVVLDELADRPGGVHGRLLDAGTDPSDLRLLSERLLTADDAPGRPLDA is encoded by the coding sequence GTGACCGCCTCCTCGCTCCTCCGGACCGCCCGCCCCGCGAACCTGCGCGACGTCGGTGGCCTGAGCACCGTCGAGGGGTTCCGCGTTCGCCCCGGGTTGCTCTACCGCGGCGACGCCCCGCAGCCCGGTGACCCGCGCACCGCCCGCGCGGTCGGGCTCGACGCAGCTCTGACCTGGCCGCCGGCCGTCGTGATCGACCTCCGCTCGGAGGTCGAGACCGGGCCGTCACACCCGCTCGACGACGTCGCACGGGTGCACCACATCCCGCTCGGTGCATCGCTGGCTCCCGAGAAGGTCGCCGCGACCCCGACGGCCGACCGCGACATCACCTGGGCCTACCGGCTGTTGGTCACCGAGGCCGGGCCGAGCCTGGCCCGGATCGTCGGGCTCGTCGCGCAGGCACCCGGCCCGGTGTTCGTGCACTGCGCCGCGGGCAAGGACCGCACCGGCATCGTCATCGGCACGGTGCTGGCCGCCCTGGGCGTGCCGCGCGAGCAGATCGTCGCGGACTACCTGCGCACCAACGACAACCTCGACGCCCTGTGGGCCCGGCTGCGCGCCGCGGGCGCCCCGGAGCCCGACCACGACTCGCTGCTCGGCGTCGAGGCGGCCGCGCTCGAGGTCGTCCTCGACGAGCTCGCCGACCGTCCGGGCGGGGTGCACGGGCGTCTGCTCGACGCCGGCACCGACCCGTCGGACCTCCGCCTGCTCTCCGAGCGGCTGCTCACCGCCGACGACGCTCCCGGACGACCGCTCGACGCGTAG